Within the Salvelinus sp. IW2-2015 linkage group LG19, ASM291031v2, whole genome shotgun sequence genome, the region GTATTCTGCTTCCAGACCAAGGTAAGAGGAGAACGGCTCAAAATCATGGCCGCAACGGCGCATATGGAATGTCATCGAACACCTAGAAACCATGRGTTTGATACTATTCCACCAATTCCCGGTCCAGTCATTACCATTAGTCCGTTCTccctcaattaaggtgccaccaacctcRTgtggtgtgtgcgtatgtgtatgGACCTCACCTCATGCACAAGCCTATTTTGTGTACTGGGGGTCGTTGTCATGGTGGCAGGCATCATCACAGCCATTGTGCTCTCCTTCACATATGTGAGCTTGCACATTAGACACCAcgtgtttgatactattccagccattactatgggccgtcctcccctcaccagcctccactgatgccgagtcatgttttttttttataccattaCTATTGTATTACAGCAATGGTTCAGTGTTTTCTAATGGTGTCGTCTCCTCCTGGCCAGATTCCTTGGCTTCACATGGTGTATGCGGCCATTGGAGCCATAGTCTACACACTACTGAGGATAAAACACAGGTAGATGTAGTAAGATGTAGTACAAACAGAACCACTTAAACTGTATGAGCATGTGTTTCTTCCTATAATATATGTCTGATATGCTGAGGTTTGTAGTGATGGTATTTCTGATACATTGTCGTTTGTAGTGATGTTGTGTTTGCTAGTGGGatatatttaaacaataaggcACGAGGCGCGGGGGggggtatatggacaatataccacggctaagggctgttcttacgcatgacgcaacgcggagtgcctggacacagcccttagctgtggtatattggccatataccacaaaccccagaggtgccttattgctattataaactggttaccaacgtaattagagcactaaaataaatgttttgtcatacccatggtatacggtcttataccacagctgtcagccaatcagcattcagggctcgaaccacccagtttataatagcagtttTACTGTCGTTATTTATATATTACTGCTATTGTAATGGCGATTCCCAATAAAAAGTCACTGTCACAAGAGAAAGCCGTCCGTAACGCGTCGTCAAGAATCAGCTTTCCAAACGTTACTCTTTTCGGGTAAAGTTCCCATATATTGTGSatataaaatataaatagctCCAAAACACATATTCCTATACAAAAGGTGCAGAGAGAAGCATTCTATAAGCTGTATCTGTGATATGGTAAGAACCTCTCACCTGTGCTAACCCTTCCTGGTTACCTATATACATGTGACCCATGACCCCAAAATAAAGTGCCCTctagtgtacaaaacaagttaaaaTAACCCTTGACAGACAACATATACACAACACAGAAACAGGCCAAAATAGTTCCTACAGCTATATTTCTGTGCGTAGTTTCTGACATACCACACGCATCTGTAAATCGGCAAAGGGAAAAACTCCATCAGCCCGGAGGAATAGGTGTTTCCTGCACTCTCCATCTACGTCGACATCGCACAGGGCTGCGTTTCAAACMGagaagacacaccctcgtccacttaccctcgccttatgcccttgggggaatccccgcggCCATATTTGTcgtcggtccaaatgattagccacgCATGGGAAGTTTGCAARGTAAAGTCCCTCAGGCCTCGTTTTTAatggagtttgcgagtgtacaattatgttcacatcgggcctgaaacgccccataattcaattcacaatgattgtacatccgctaagaaaagtctgcCAAAACTTAAAACCTCAACATCAATATGGTGTCAACATACAGGtgtaaataaaaatgaatgtaaataagttagaaattgtgctactaatgcacaaacaTGTCTCGTAAaagttatgtttttgtttggttagcttttggaaattgtagaaataaaaaatgtttcttCTTCAGAAGTAGCTCGGCAGGCTAACGTAAGCTAattcatttgctagctatcatacagtaggcgtgtattaatatagttaatataagtagacatgcaatcataattggcTGTAGTGAATATAATGACCACAGGAAAAGGAYgaccaagcatgcccccattctcaaccccaagctaccggtggctgaaaacacaattgtAGTGGGACGAATTTCCGGGAAAGggaattccttcctccctcgccctgcaAGTGTAAACGTGCCTGacacgtcatcagaagtgtccacttaatttgagggctgatgATGTGTCTGTGTTTGGAATGCAACCTAGACATTCCTGTGGCTGCTGAAGCTCATCYGAGCAGCCAACAGATGACTCCACTGGAAACAATGAGCTGGGAATAGTGAGGTACTTTCCGAAAAAAAGCTTATGAGTgcttttcaaactacttttggattacaagcttaatataatgtttatgtcatcatcgcaaatcaactgcaCTATTCTTAAACARTTCCaccagtaaaatggctctttggctagcttttgctacagcctatatcaatgagctttagcattctagctaacaactgctgcattcaaaagttattttgcaaagatcacaaccaaatataatcttagcgactgttcaagcaagaatcKAAACATTATTGTAAGCGCATGAGAACCCCRAAAAGTTATTTWGTTTATAACGCAAATCTATGCTATGTTGAATGGGCGCAGATGGCGACTGCTTTCTTACTGCCGCGCGCATCTGAGTCTTGTACTGTGAAAAGGGTCCCCTGATATCAATCTTGCTCAGACATGGATAGAGAGGAAACGTCAAAGTAGAGACAGGTTTTATTTtcacttcttcttctgtggatttcatatggcggttggcaaccaactttaaggtgcattaccggcaccaactggactggagtgtggaccagagACAATGAAGGCTCTTCAACTCCTCAAATCTAATGGCAATCGCTCCCTTTATCACATATTTCTGYCACTGAAACAGAACATATTCCACTGTCTCTATCTCCTTCCTGACAATGATCACACCTCCCAGTKGGATGTTTCCCCACCACTTTCAATGCACTATTTAGCCTTGTGACtacactttcctcccttctctctttggCCTGAGGTCCTCCCTGCCCCCACCTTTRCCTGAATCTTATACACGTGTCTTCCCTTACTCCCCCTGTTCCACAACTCTTGCCACTGTTCTTATTAATCCATTAGCTTCTGCTTTACTAATTGACAATTCCATCTCAACATTAGGATGTTTAAGAGCCTGATTGGCAATAATATCCACTTCCTCATTCCCCTCTACACCCACATGAGCWGGTACCCAGAGGAACATCACAAATACCCCCCATCTGTTTCACCCCATACAAACACTGCAAAACTTCATACAATACATCATGTCTGCTCTGAGACACATATTAATTTAAGCTCATCAGTACTGCACAGGAGTAAGAGCAGATGACTACCCTGTctggcctcacctcctccacccactctGGATAAATTATCCACTGctcttttttgtatttatttttttctgctTTTCTATGATTTAAACATAGGTAACAACAAGGTAATCATGAGCGAAAGCTCTGGGCTGATTGATACGCCGTTTGGTAATGGTCTCGTCTTAATGATGCCATCTTATAGATGTAAATTCATTTTCATTTTATGTAAATGCAATGACTATTTCTGATGTACTTGTTAACACATACAGTGTACCTATTATAGTATTGTGAAATGTTTAGCCTAATTGTCATGTACTGGCTTGAACATACAGTTCTAGATTCAAATGTGTTTAGAACCCTGACATAGCAGAAAACTGAGAAAAGGCCCAAATTCACACCTCCAAGCATTAAAATACAAGCTTCTATTCTACCACATGAGAAGAATGGAAGTTTTAGGCTATTGATATTAAACGATTGACTGTTGAGAGAAATCATATGGGAACACAGTTTGCAGGGTGCATGTTTCAAAAATCTGGAAAGAAAAGGTCTGTTGAACGTAGCAGAGTGACATGGCCAGCGTTTTTCCTGATAAAGGTCAAGACATAGGAAGAACTCTGGATCCTATACTGACCCACGCAGACAGTCTGTGTGATCATCATGGACTTGTTTACAGTTGATTCATATACATTCTTGTAGGTGTGAACACCGAGCAAAATAGTACGGGTGTCTCAACTGTTTCCAATCTGTATACATCAGTCTCTTTTTAAGGCTTCGTCAGCCCAACGGTAGCAGAggcagtgaacacacacacacacacacacaggctgcagACATACACATTCactcaagcacgcacacacacatcttctcAATGTAGTTGGGATCAGTCCAGTCTGTTGTTGCGGTAGCGGCTGCCCTCGTACTCTCCTTCATTGGACCGGTTCATCCGCTGGCGAATCCTCAGCTGCTTCAGGCGGTTCTTATCCACCTCTCTCTTGGTCAGGATGAACCCTATTATACCTGCAGGGAGACCTATCATCctatagagagaggggaaagagagggggaactTACCAAGGGGGTTATTCACCTGAAATACAATATCAAATTGTCAGCTGTTTCTCTACAACAGAAATCTGAATATAAACCACGTTAGAGAACAGAGGGTCTCTCACCAGGCATAGCCGATCTTCATCATGGGGTTCTTGGCCTTTCTCGTGGGGATGTACGCtggtccctcctcctcctcagtctctTTCATTTGCTCTTTCTGCGTGTCAGTCGTTTTCTGCTGATCGGTGCTTCTCGGCTGTTCTGTTTTGGTGCTGATCAGTGTCGACCTGGTGGTGGTCAGTGGCCGGTAGAGTCGGGTGAGACACCGGGGAGGAATGCACCTCAGAGCCTGTAACTTGACCAGGCACCTTTGTGTCCATAGTGACCGGCCTGGAATCTGACACAAACCTAAAACAGTGAGAGTATTGGCCAGGTTAAATAATTCTAGCCTTCAGCTTCAGCTGCCTCAGGATCTGTGCGTTAGAGATGTAGACGATGAGtatgacacttaaaaaaaaaaattagacgATGTCTTTTCACCCgtattgggtgaaccgtttagaaattacagcactttttgtacatagtRCCCCCCACCccatttaggggaccaaaagtattgagacaaattaatttgtgtattaaagtagtaaaaagttgagtatttggtcccatattcatagcacgcaatgactattCAAAGTGCTGAAGTACAGAGGCAAAAcaacatttgtcactgtcccaatagttTTGGAGCTCACGGATAGTCTTGTGAgcgtgcatagagtcagtgcaaggtTGMCTGGGTAAccatttaattaactatttagcagtcttatagcgtTTCCCCSCAAGCcgtctcagagcctgttggttCGAGAGACGATGCTTCTATACTGTTTAACGGACGGtggcagagtgaacagtctatgttTAGGGTGGCTGGAATGttggcaatttttcgggccttcctctgacKCCTCCTGATATAGTGGTCCTGCATGGCAGTGAGCTcgacccagtgatgtacagggctgtCCGCACTACCTTCTGTAACAATTtgcggtgcatttgccatactaAGAGGTGATYgagccagtcaagatgctctcaatggtgcagctgtaggacctTTTCAGGATTRGAGggcccatggcaaatcttttaaGCCTCCTGCAGGGGAAGAGGCACTGCCGTGCACTGTTAAGTCCTTAgtaatgtggacgccaaggaacttgaagctcRctacccgctccactacagccctgtcaatgtggatagggggcatgctctcccctctttcctgtagtccacaatcggcTTCCTcatcttactgacgttgagggagaggttcttgtcctggcaccacaatgctaattctctgaccacctccctgtaggRTGCCTCAACTCcatggtgatcaggcctacctacCACTGTCMCGACGTCAACAAACRtgatgatggtgttggaattgtgcgtggccacgcagtcgtgggtgaacaggattacaggaggggactaagcacaaaccccagaggggcccccgtgtcgagggtcagcgtggcggaggtgttgttgcctaccctcaccacctggggccagcccgtcaggaagtcaggatctagttgcagagggagYTGTTCAGTCCCATGGTCCCCaacttggtgatgagctttgaggggagTATGGtggtgaatgctgagctgtagtctatgaactgcattctcacatagttatttcccctcttatccaggtgggagagggcagtgtgaaatgCAATTGTTAATTAATTACAGGGRGATAGTCATTTAGGCAGGMTACCTTGG harbors:
- the LOC139029273 gene encoding uncharacterized protein — translated: MAAPCRKLARTGMFKGLCQIPGRSLWTQRCLVKLQALRCIPPRCLTRLYRPLTTTRSTLISTKTEQPRSTDQQKTTDTQKEQMKETEEEEGPAYIPTRKAKNPMMKIGYAWMIGLPAGIIGFILTKREVDKNRLKQLRIRQRMNRSNEGEYEGSRYRNNRLD